The nucleotide window GCTTGCGTTTCATCGCCGGCTAAGCCGCCAGAGATCAGCATTTCGGCACATAAGGCCATAGTAACTTCATGTAAACGTGGATGGCGATATTCACCCGTCAGATAACGCACCGCTTCCCGCACTTCCACCGCGTTACCGGCACTGGTTGCCAGCACCTGATTCATATCGGTCAGCAGTGCAGTGGTACGACAACCCGCACCATTGGCGACGGCAACAATGCTTTTTGCCAGCTCTTCTGATTGTTCATAAGTAGGCATAAACGCACCAGAGCCGACTTTAACATCCATGACCAGCGCTTCCAGCCCTGCCGCCAGTTTTTTCGACAAGATAGATGCCGTGATCAACGGAATAGATTCCACAGTAGCCGTGACATCACGGGTCGCGTAAAAGCGTTTATCGGCTGGCGCTAAATCAGAAGTTTGCCCAATAATGGCCACCCCGACTTCTTTCACTACTTTTTTGAAAATCGCATTCAGCGGTGTGGTTTGATAGCCAGGGATCGCATCGAATTTGTCGAGCGTACCGCCGGTATGCCCCAGCCCGCGGCCAGAAATCATCGGTACATAACCGCCACACGCGGCAACCATTGGGCCTAACATCAGCGAGACCACATCACCGACGCCACCAGTCGAGTGTTTATCTAACACCGGCCCCGGTAAATCCAGCTCAGACCAGTCCAGCACCGAACCCGAATCACGCATAGCACAGGTTAAAGCGATACGTTCCGGCATAGTCATGCCATTAAAGAACACCGCCATCGCTAATGCAGCAATCTGCCCCTCGGTGACCGAATTGTGCGTAATACCTTGTACGAAGAATTGAATTTCACTGTCGGTCAGTGCTTGGCCGTCGCGTTTTTTACGAATAATTTCTTGCGGAAGGAACATGGAGCCCCCTTAAATGGCTAATTCAATTAATAACCTGACGCTGCCGCT belongs to uncultured Tolumonas sp. and includes:
- the deoA gene encoding thymidine phosphorylase; the encoded protein is MFLPQEIIRKKRDGQALTDSEIQFFVQGITHNSVTEGQIAALAMAVFFNGMTMPERIALTCAMRDSGSVLDWSELDLPGPVLDKHSTGGVGDVVSLMLGPMVAACGGYVPMISGRGLGHTGGTLDKFDAIPGYQTTPLNAIFKKVVKEVGVAIIGQTSDLAPADKRFYATRDVTATVESIPLITASILSKKLAAGLEALVMDVKVGSGAFMPTYEQSEELAKSIVAVANGAGCRTTALLTDMNQVLATSAGNAVEVREAVRYLTGEYRHPRLHEVTMALCAEMLISGGLAGDETQARQKLQQVLDNGKAAETFARMVFALGGPADFVENYDNHLQKAEIMRPVYAQSSGIVTSMDTRALGMAVVALGGGRLRAADLIDHAVGLTDVISLGVQADKDVPLAWVHARTEAQYEQTAAVIRNAIQVGDNAVTPPPAIYRRITLADV